A stretch of the Vicia villosa cultivar HV-30 ecotype Madison, WI unplaced genomic scaffold, Vvil1.0 ctg.001670F_1_1, whole genome shotgun sequence genome encodes the following:
- the LOC131636219 gene encoding probable E3 ubiquitin-protein ligase RHB1A encodes MDEYHCDVNPNHSSDLNNISSSCPADRYFIAEFNCTNMYVLSARRFRTSNVTQSHNFIYVTKEEMIQKTTIESWLSETDIPQDAYRVVESKILECLEDMVKTTHKNSTALPIRVDICIPRATEDESSESEVDGDDEIDESSESDEDISDQDQDIEFVPAAKSCIEKLEKVEKEGKCSICFEDFNVCLVMPCSHMYHPKCISDWLEIGHSCPLCRFELPT; translated from the coding sequence ATGGATGAATATCATTGTGATGTAAATCCAAACCACTCTTCTGATCTAAACAATATTTCATCATCATGTCCGGCGGATAGATATTTTATAGCGGAGTTTAATTGCACCAACATGTATGTTTTGAGTGCGAGGAGGTTTAGAACTTCTAACGTGACGCAGAGTCACAATTTTATATACGTAACAAAGGAGGAAATGATTCAAAAAACAACCATCGAGTCTTGGCTTTCTGAGACGGATATACCTCAAGATGCTTATAGGGTTGTAGAGTCGAAAATTTTAGAATGTTTGGAGGATATGGTGAAAACGACGCACAAGAATTCAACGGCGTTGCCTATTCGAGTTGATATTTGCATTCCAAGAGCTACCGAAGATGAGAGTAGTGAAAGTGAGGTTGATGGCGATGATGAAATCGATGAGAGTAGTGAAAGTGATGAAGATATTAGCGATCAAGATCAAGATATTGAGTTTGTTCCTGCGGCAAAGTCGTGTATTGAGAAATTAGAGAAAGTTGAAAAAGAAGGAAAATGTAGTATCTGTTTCGAGGATTTTAATGTTTGTCTTGTTATGCCATGTTCGCATATGTATCATCCGAAATGTATTAGTGATTGGTTGGAGATAGGTCATTCGTGTCCGTTGTGTAGGTTCGAGTTGCCTACTTGA
- the LOC131636220 gene encoding cation/H(+) antiporter 28-like: protein MAFGLSMAVPPLICGDKLADLIVGLAKNFSLFMVMVILCNGLHFVLKPYSQPRITSHIIVGVIVGNIGFVRSLFEKFNSTFGFIIDFGMMAYMFALGIEMDPYILLQKPPRYVRVAYTGILITFLLAITVSPFLKYFPNIDKLVEFSLALSILMASTDSPVLTRLLTQLKIGKSDIGKLVIACAMHSDFVCYCTLAICFILAPLPDICSDLHLGFDSKKVMRMGFAVLGEVVFTLVISPFFMSWVNNENPEGRPMKGPHLILSIAFVVLMCSSSVLTGFTPILSAFIVGVCFPKEGRVSKWVVTKINYVLNTIFFYIFFLWVGFEADLRKFEAKNVSTWVKILVLMVVSIVGKVSGALATGAIQGFHWPEAISIGLLLTTKGHLHIYMVVKVMSCGVATTVSTGIGMIFAIFFTILYMPSVVALIIKRARKRSPTHRLALQSLDPSSELRILLCVHGPQNVPASISFVEITKGGADPGILVYVADMIELTNEISVNLEKDEGVHTATVKDKEVMEMREKITNSFQAHVAENGEGITLKRTMALSTINNMPQDICVLAEDLMVALVILPFHRFQRQDRTLDGGNQGFRYVNRKVLRSAPCSVGILVDRGFGSLERLTRCQASENVAVIFIGGKDDREALAYASRVAQHPGVNLTVIRFLVDTTAESSRLVGYRIILPEQEEEMQLDDECFAEFYEKHVIGGRIAYTEKHLANASETFSILKSFEGQYSLVIVGREGGVNSILTRGMNDWQQCPELGPIGDVLSGPDFAVTVSVLIIQQHRLKGEIDGLDEDFSVMSYNKNNIRD from the exons ATGGCTTTTGGCTTGTCAATGGCAGTGCCGCCACTTATATGTGGCGACAAGCTAGCCGATCTCATTGTTGGATTGGCTAAAAACTTTTCTCTATTTATGGTCATGGTGATTTTGTGTAATGGTTTGCATTTTGTGCTTAAGCCTTATTCGCAACCTCGAATCACTTCTCATATAATC GTCGGAGTAATCGTTGGAAACATAGGATTCGTACGTAGTTTATTTGAGAAATTCAACTCGACGTTTGGATTTATAATCGATTTCGGGATGATGGCTTATATGTTTGCATTAGGGATAGAGATGGATCCGTATATTCTGTTACAGAAACCACCAAGATATGTTAGGGTTGCATATACCGGAATTTTGATAACGTTCCTATTAGCGATTACTGTATCTCCTTTTCTAAAGTATTTTCCGAACATAGATAAACTAGTCGAATTCTCCTTAGCTCTCTCGATCCTAATGGCGAGCACGGATTCGCCTGTGTTGACGCGTTTACTAACACAGCTCAAAATCGGAAAATCAGATATCGGGAAGCTTGTAATCGCGTGTGCAATGCACTCGGATTTCGTGTGCTATTGCACGCTTGCAATTTGTTTCATACTTGCTCCACTGCCTGATATTTGCAGTGATTTGCATCTTGGTTTTGATTCTAAAAAAGTGATGAGAATGGGTTTCGCGGTCTTGGGAGAAGTGGTATTCACATTAGTAATTTCGCCGTTTTTTATGAGTTGGGTTAATAATGAAAATCCAGAAGGTAGACCTATGAAAGGTCCGCATTTGATACTTTCGATCGCGTTTGTGGTGTTAATGTGTTCTTCGTCGGTTTTAACTGGTTTTACACCGATTTTAAGCGCTTTTATAGTTGGTGTTTGTTTTCCTAAGGAGGGTAGGGTTTCAAAATGGGTTGTTACCAAAATCAACTATGTGTTGAATACAATATTCTTTTACATTTTTTTCTTGTGGGTTGGGTTTGAAGCAGATTTGAGGAAGTTTGAAGCAAAGAATGTTAGCACATGGGTAAAAATACTTGTGCTTATGGTTGTGTCAATAGTCGGAAAAGTTTCGGGAGCGCTTGCTACGGGGGCAATACAGGGATTTCACTGGCCCGAAGCAATTTCGATAGGATTGCTTCTTACTACAAAGGGTCATTTGCATATCTACATGGTTGTCAAAGTG ATGAGTTGTGGCGTAGCAACAACTGTTTCCACAGGGATTGGGATGATATTTGCAATCTTTTTCACGATTTTATACATGCCGTCGGTTGTAGCACTTATCATAAAACGTGCAAGGAAAAGATCGCCTACTCATCGCTTAGCGCTTCAATCGCTCGATCCGTCGAGTGAACTAAGGATCCTATTATGTGTTCATGGACCTCAAAATGTTCCTGCGTCGATAAGCTTTGTGGAGATTACGAAAGGTGGAGCTGATCCGGGTATTCTAGTGTATGTTGCTGACATGATCGAACTAACGAACGAAATATCGGTAAATTTAGAGAAAGATGAAGGAGTTCACACAGCAACTGTGAAAGACAAAGAAGTAATGGAAATGAGAGAGAAAATAACAAACTCGTTTCAAGCACATGTGGCAGAAAATGGTGAAGGTATTACATTGAAAAGAACCATGGCGTTATCGACGATTAATAACATGCCACAAGACATTTGTGTTTTAGCAGAGGACTTGATGGTTGCTCTTGTCATATTACCGTTTCATCGGTTTCAACGTCAGGATCGAACATTAGATGGTGGTAATCAAGGATTCCGATATGTTAACAGAAAG GTACTAAGAAGTGCGCCGTGTTCTGTTGGGATTTTAGTAGATAGAGGCTTTGGATCGTTAGAACGTTTAACGAGATGTCAAGCATCGGAAAACGTGGCGGTAATATTTATAGGTGGGAAAGATGATAGAGAAGCACTTGCATATGCTAGTCGTGTCGCGCAACATCCAGGAGTAAATCTGACGGTAATAAGATTCCTAGTAGATACAACTGCTGAGTCGTCTAGATTAGTCGGATACAGAATCATCCTCCCGGAACAGGAGGAGGAAATGCAGTTGGATGATGAATGTTTTGCAGAGTTCTACGAGAAGCATGTGATTGGAGGGAGAATTGCGTATACGGAGAAACATCTCGCAAATGCTTCCGAGACTTTTTCTATTCTCAAGTCATTTGAAGGGCAGTACTCGTTGGTTATTGTAGGAAGAGAAGGAGGGGTGAACTCGATTTTAACAAGAGGGATGAACGATTGGCAACAGTGTCCTGAACTTGGACCTATAGGCGATGTTCTTTCGGGACCGGATTTTGCAGTGACGGTTTCGGTTTTGATTATCCAACAACACAGACTTAAAGGAGAAATAGATGGATTAGATGAAGATTTTTCTGTTATgtcatataataaaaataatattagagattAG